A single window of Methanomassiliicoccaceae archaeon DNA harbors:
- a CDS encoding phosphatase PAP2 family protein, with amino-acid sequence MGLDAEVLTWIHGNMSGGAMDTVMKYVSCSGDYAAVWMIISAALLIYKPTREVGAVMAVAVLLGLVLNDLMIKPLIERPRPFIEDPSLLLIIDPPGGHSFASGHTVRAFAAAFALFIYDKKWGTVLLAYASLIGFSRVYLMVHYPSDVIMGALIGIICAVAAYKIVEYFKKKYGCPGTDAGE; translated from the coding sequence ATGGGATTGGACGCGGAGGTCCTTACTTGGATACACGGTAACATGTCCGGCGGAGCCATGGACACGGTCATGAAGTACGTCTCCTGCTCGGGAGACTACGCCGCAGTCTGGATGATCATATCTGCCGCCCTGCTTATTTATAAACCGACGAGGGAGGTCGGCGCCGTTATGGCCGTAGCCGTTCTGCTGGGGCTGGTGCTGAACGATCTCATGATAAAGCCGCTGATCGAAAGGCCGAGGCCGTTCATCGAGGACCCATCGCTGCTGCTCATAATAGATCCTCCCGGCGGCCATTCGTTCGCCTCCGGCCATACGGTCAGGGCGTTCGCCGCGGCGTTCGCCCTGTTCATATACGACAAAAAGTGGGGAACGGTTCTTTTGGCATATGCCTCGCTGATAGGATTCTCAAGGGTGTATCTTATGGTGCACTACCCTTCGGATGTCATAATGGGGGCCCTGATAGGGATAATATGCGCCGTGGCCGCCTACAAAATCGTTGAATATTTTAAGAAAAAGTATGGATGCCCCGGCACTGATGCCGGGGAATGA
- a CDS encoding carboxymuconolactone decarboxylase family protein → MPCKKDSECDMSGKKFCDMYDNMGGFAPRTLKAIKDLDPEMIKLIHEMDKIILEDGALDKKTKRLIALACICIRSCEDCVYPQAKVAKNYGATREEILEAVNVAVLTGGVPSWSIAKRGIAQLFEEWDKE, encoded by the coding sequence ATGCCATGCAAAAAAGACTCTGAATGTGATATGAGCGGCAAGAAGTTCTGCGATATGTATGACAACATGGGCGGATTCGCACCCAGGACCCTGAAGGCCATAAAGGATCTGGACCCGGAGATGATAAAACTGATCCACGAAATGGACAAGATCATCCTTGAAGACGGTGCGCTAGACAAGAAGACCAAGAGGCTCATCGCCCTTGCGTGCATCTGTATAAGGTCATGCGAGGACTGCGTCTACCCCCAGGCGAAAGTTGCCAAAAACTACGGAGCTACGAGAGAGGAGATCCTCGAGGCCGTGAACGTAGCTGTGCTCACCGGAGGGGTCCCTTCCTGGTCCATAGCCAAAAGGGGCATCGCCCAGCTCTTCGAAGAGTGGGACAAGGAATAA
- a CDS encoding inositol monophosphatase family protein, whose product MGTMDGLKEAAKEAGKIMLDRRGLMVHAKGTRENLATTADFKVERFLRKRLTELIPDSSFIGEEDGRSGDGDCIWIVDPIDGTANYARDLRVSTVSIALRKKGETVAGIVYQPYTDEMFCAEKGKGASVNGMEIRVSDRPLANSMFCTSWSAYKKERSPMCFRISERILPLCEDIRRFGTAAYELSLLAEGRIDIYFEAALQPWDLAAGALIVREAGGVCGSVHGPESYDEEGSMIAANSRESFDVMRDIVEDEMLKWEYGNSLPQ is encoded by the coding sequence ATGGGCACGATGGACGGACTCAAGGAAGCGGCCAAGGAAGCGGGAAAGATAATGCTGGACCGCAGAGGTCTTATGGTGCATGCCAAAGGCACCAGGGAGAATCTGGCCACCACCGCCGACTTCAAGGTCGAGAGGTTCCTGAGGAAACGCCTCACGGAATTGATCCCCGACTCGTCCTTCATAGGCGAAGAGGACGGCAGAAGCGGGGATGGCGACTGCATCTGGATAGTCGATCCGATAGACGGCACAGCGAACTACGCCAGGGATCTGAGAGTAAGCACGGTCTCGATAGCTCTGCGTAAGAAGGGCGAAACGGTCGCCGGAATCGTCTATCAGCCTTATACGGACGAGATGTTCTGCGCCGAGAAGGGAAAGGGCGCATCCGTTAACGGCATGGAGATCCGTGTTTCCGACAGGCCGTTGGCGAACTCGATGTTCTGCACGTCGTGGAGCGCCTATAAGAAGGAGAGATCGCCGATGTGCTTCAGGATCTCGGAACGCATCCTGCCCCTTTGTGAGGATATACGGCGTTTCGGCACGGCTGCGTACGAGCTTTCGTTGCTCGCCGAAGGAAGGATAGATATCTATTTCGAAGCGGCGTTGCAGCCCTGGGACCTTGCCGCCGGCGCCCTTATCGTGAGGGAGGCGGGAGGCGTGTGCGGTTCGGTGCATGGTCCCGAGTCTTATGATGAAGAAGGATCGATGATCGCGGCGAACAGCAGAGAAAGCTTCGACGTGATGAGAGATATCGTCGAAGATGAGATGCTCAAATGGGAGTACGGGAACAGTTTGCCGCAATGA